The window ctccactagtcaagagtgtggtgggtaagagtggatacccattcaatcgccattttataggcaatttccttaaacaccccttatggaccagcttcgtgaatgaggcctactaacggtaagactgaattttactcatacatatatatatatatatatatatatatatatatatatatatatatatatatataatagacttttaatgttatatatagtataggatgtattttacttttaaaatattaggtggtcaaatttaataattatactttttaacttaattaaattgtaaaccaaaactttatggatttattaaatctcctttaattatacactttaattaattaattaaaccaaaGGGTgtgaattgaacttttcaaaacaatactagggttttagaatttaacatttctaaattaaacttttaatcaacttctgaattccaaaacttgagggcaagttttgaaacatttcaaaacattagggtttaacttatttaaatttcaaaaccaaaacttttaagttctaatttaaactataaaacctaaagagattaatttgaaacttttccaaactttgtcaagaatattctagatcacataattcaaataaggcaattaactattaattggtggttatctaattagatctagttcaaattcttgcaagataatgatcaaataattcatataatttaacatttatcaaataaggtaacaattatctaattagatgaccaaaatcttttattttgacaaagataattaTAAGgaattaataaaatttaaattttattaattttaaacaattatggcaattatcctaagtcaaaataggtaaaaatcccgaaaatccgcctgtctgacagctaaacacgccgagtccccttatggactcgccgagttcaccctactcgacgagtccacattggaactcgacgagtttgtcaggaagatggccaaaaactcgattttgcAACATGAATGAATGtactaggcatcaatacaatagaaaccaatcaaggctctaataccactgatgggttttagccataagaacatcctatgtgctcatgcaaccctaatgcttagatctaggtttctctattgtacatgcaatttatccaagactttaaaccctagttctagcatacaattaatcatatcaacatgtgaaagggtttttatatcttaccttgattgttatgtagcaataacaatctcaaatcctccttgtaatgactttataaaacttagagtcacaagtgtcactcctctaatggtttacaaacaccaagagcaagaggatgaagaataaggagagaggaggctgcccaaaacgtgtagaaaccctagtggaactcttctccatgtttttggggcttaagggtactatatatacatgtaggctattagggttttcaactaggataccctaatttgactgcttaagccctaagcagcccatgaacccttttagaatatcccttggacgatttctaatgggtttccccatagatatcgtccaacctattattccaaggtaatccatagcccaaatgtaattatcttataattacagttccagtcccttaagtttaattaatctcttttagtcacaaaattaattatcaattaattcttaactaaaattaattaaacaatatgatttctcctttaatatattattctcataatatattaataaatcataattaatcttctctccataattcatcctatcaagttgctttggtgaaggcaacccaaaaggaccatgcaccatcgaatcaagtacataccaaaatagttatggacttagacactaatccaacagtatacaCATGAGAAGATTGAACCTTGGTGCGATCTTTCATGGCTTTTGATAAATTTGTTTTTCACTTTACGTTTATGTTTCAGATAATAGTTACTTTTTATGTTGTTTTGTAATTCTGATGAGCCATTAATATTGATTTTGGTACATAAACATGGCATTATTATGGGCTTATAGTTCATGAAATTTATAATTACATCTCTGGAAGTTTAGAATTTAACAATTGTGGCATGTCAGGTGAAAGAATTCTCTTAATAATGTTTCACAGCTTCAATTGATATAGaatgaaaattaaaatttttcatTTGAGCTGATAGGGATTCAAGTCCAACTATGAACCCTAAAGTTCATTGACAAGGTACTTCTCCTTCGACTCAATTTACAGGTATCAACAGTTATGTTATCGCTCTTTTCATCACATCATTATATGAAAATAATTCAATTCTGCCTTCCTTCCAGAAATATCCTCAATCGCCGTTACCCATGTGCTCTATTCTAAAGATCACCAACTTAGCCTTTGAAGTTCAAGAATGCAGTTTTTGTTCTCATTATGATCACGGCTACGCTACCCGGAGCATTCACTATCAGGTCATTGGATTCGAGCCCCATTATTGCATATGTGAAAATGAAAATAGACGACCATATTACGGTATGCATTGTTTtccaaaatgaaaaatatatatattagatcGTAATAACTTTATTAAGGGTTAAGATTGATTAAAATTGTCATTAGTTACAAACTTTTGGTACGTCATGATTTCTCTAATTGTCAAATTTACTTTTTTATTCGTAATTTAAGTACAATTTGTTTCTTTTACATTCGTAAATATTAGACCATGGATATAATAACATTCAGATTGTAATCTATATGATTTGTTTTCAGGCTCCATGATCGCTTGATATATTATTTCAACAAGGTATGTCATTCTTCTTTACTCGGTCAAtggaataaataatatataaataaataaataacatgttTATCGTGTATACTTTATAATGATCCTAATATACACAGGATCTAAACTCTTACTTCAAGAATTTTCCTctataaataattatgaattaaagAGTTGAcatgttatgtttttataagaTAGGAGAATATGAAAGGTGATGAGGCAAAATCATAAAGCTAAAAAAGAAGAAGATTCAAAAGGTTGAAGTGCTGTCTACAAGTTGTAAAAAAGAagcataaattttgattttttttaagcgTATCATGTCTTATATGAATTTTTTTACTGCCTAATTGTTTTGTGGCTTTTCTTTTGCTGCAATAGGCCACAAAGACTTGAGTATTTTGTGAAGAAACAATGGGTAGAACAGGGAAAGAATTCTGAAAATGTCCCTGAGGGAAATTCCTGAATTACGCCAAAAAAAAGAAGGTGATCACATAACATGCATTTGTTACTTTCAAGGAAAGATGCAAAAAGTAAATATTTGGTGAGATTTTGATAACGGCTCCAAATTTCAAATCTTAGAGTAATAGCTGCCAGCCGAGTGCTATTCTATTGCTCTAATTTTCTTCAACcatgtttataatttttttttcagtctTTTGTTCAAGGTGACCTTAGTTTTGTGGACGACAAACTTTTCACTGTATTTATGATGATACTTCTTTTTGGTTGTGAAATGAAAATGAAGAAACTGAATGATGGTTTTCTTTTTATGTTAACTTCAGGTTATGTCAATGCATCTGTTGAGAAAGTGAAACTCAAGTTGAGCTATATGACAAATGCTAAATTGTTGATGATCATGTTAATTACCATCCAATAAAGCCTCTTATTTACTTTAATTTCTTCAATTCGTCATTCTTAGGTCCTTACTACTGAATTTGTTTCTAAATTTAAGAAACAAGAAGGGAAAGCGGTTGATTTGGACAACAATAGCATTCTAAGCTTCAAGGTTTAGGAATTCAAAAAACTAAAGATCATGTTTTTCATGTGTTCATTACAAAATTTTAAGTTACACTTCTTTAAGCTTTTCAGCGTCAGATTCACAAGTTGTTGTTCATGCACCCAAAAATCCACAATTTAATGAAGAAAGATGTGATTTTTTAAACTCATTTTGGCAGCGGATGTGATGAAGGAGCCAGACAATGTGATTTGGAGGAGTGCAAATCTGACCAGTTGGTATTACACTAATTTATTTTCCATATATACCATATTCATAACTAGATTGAAAATGGAATTTATGTGTGAATGTTTGCAACCAAGAAGTAATGGTCCCATATTTAATTGTCTATTTTGACATAGCTTTTCATAGGCACTGCTAACCAAGGGGTAAAGCATGGAATGTTGATGAAAAAAATTTGTTTATCATCTCAATACAGTTGAAGCATTTCTAAGGTTTATGCCTAATATCGTAATATTGTTATAGCATTTAGACTTATTATTTGTTCTGAAATGCCAAAATCTTTTCATTTTCTATTGCTTAATCTTTTTGTATATTTCTATTGCAGTGTTCTTGGTCAAAAATGCAGCCCCATTGAACCACTGTTTGTCTCTGTATCACAATCTAAAAGGTAGTATCTGCAGACTATATTGTTCATGATTTGCACCAAGTGTCCAAAATCCCATCTCTTAAAAAATTATTTGGAGTATTAAcagttttatgaaaattattttATAATCCTAATCATCGCACATTTGTTGTAACATGACAACAACGTTTACCAAAGTTTAAAAAGCTCATTTTTGTTGTAAGAATCGCACATTGTAGTTTTTATTCTATAACTTTCCCTACAAAATTATTGTTTTTGCTGCAGTTATTTCTGCAACGTCGGCTTCAAGTTGAGAAAAACAGCAAAGTTTCTAATATTCAATACCTTGAGGTAGATTTTAATTTTGGTCAACAAACATGTTTCATTTAACTTTAAGCTAAAAAAATGACAATCGGGGAAAATGgtcccaaaagttttgttttgtttatagtGTGCACAGTTGCATCCAAAAAAATGTGAATACGATAATAatagaaaatatgttttttttcttcAGGTGGCATTATTCAATATCAGCCAAAAGCGTTAAATGCAAAAAATAGAAACGTACActactttatttgtttattttcatTTCTTACATTAGCACATTATGTTGTTTTCAATCTATCCGGTTGCTTTGTATTTGAATGAcattataacatcctactttcgtGACCCGCCAAACATCAACAAAAATATCCGACCCGTGTGTATTCAGTAAATTTGTTTGTTCCGAACCCCGCGGAGCGGGGTTTCCCACCTAGTTTTAAATATATACTTTGACCGATTCTTATATAaagaattttattatttataaaaacatcCATTTCAAAAATTAAGTATGTCGACTTAACtacaattaatatatatatatatatatatatatatatatatatatatatatatatatatatatatatatatatatatatatatatatatatatataaaagttaagcCTTATAATTAGTAAAGTCGGTGGCTTTTTGGCATCTTTGGTATATATGTTTACATATTTTcatattttgttctttttttttattagggttttcatattactcattttcagtttttttttattttttattttttattttttttttctcgtTTTCTACCCTCAGTATTGGGTTTTGGGATTTTCTATTTGTATTTTGTCGGTGGATATGTGTCTGCTTATTTTTATTCACCGTTTTATTCTCCAATGCATCCATCCAGATACGCTTACCAGAGACCCCCTTACTTTCCACTGCTTTCTTGACGCTTCTATCTTCAAATGTCTCCACTAACTCATTCAAAGTTACTACCGTCTCGTTCCTCCGACTTCCAACTACAACGTCCCTCGAGACCATCGTTCTCTCCATGACTACAATCGATCGGCCAatgcatccctcttccaattggTTAATGCATCCCTCTTAACAAATCGACGATGAACTCTGTCGGGACAGTGAGACGTATCTAAAGTATTAATAAGCATGAACTTAAAGGAATAGTTTCATGTTTTCTATATGGTGATATATGGTTTTCTATCTATCCATTAGGTTCATTTTTATAATTATGCACATATACTAAATTATGCATATACACTGACAATTGTTGGAAAAACTGACAAGTGCACTCAATATATACTATAACATCTTTAATGGTGGTAGTTTTTTCGAAAACTTTTTACACTCAATATATACTAAAACATCTTTAATGGATGGTAGTTTTTTCTAAAACTTTTTACTGTTTAAAAAAGTGTTTTAGAAATCTTTTTTTTACCATTTGAGCTGaccatttattttttttagtcaTTCTATTTTATACcttaaacatatttatatattagaTTTCTTTAGATTTTATAttagttaattaattaatttaacaaacaaaataaaaattaatatatttttgaaaaagttatataattcaaaaaataattgtcaaaactttaacaataaaaaattatcaaatataataaaatattacgATTACATATGTTGGATTAAGGTATTTAAGGTTTCAACTAAATTAATACGATTATATTCTTATGAATAAAAGCAAAATCCTTTTTAGTTTGCCCTTATATCCATAAATAGTCGGGAATGATGTTAGAAGAGAGAGTAAATAATTGGTAAAAATGACACAAATATCCTACGAACTTTTTAAGGTTACCGTTGAGTCTCTAAAGTTTTAGTCAGGCTTTATGGGTCACTAAACTAGGCTATGACGTGCTCTTTTAGTCACTGTCCACCTATAATAGTCGGTTCAATGACCTTTTAGGTAAAAAAAACTAACATTGTGCCCCTGTAAagccaaaaaaataagtttgggGATCAATATGAATTGAGTGTGAATCGACTCCAGAagaaaataatagttttttttgtaTGAAGTGATcctcaaacttatttttttggctTTATAGGGGTACAATGTGAGTTTTTTTGGGTCTAAAATGTCACTAAACTGGCTATTACAGGTTGACATGGATTAAAATGCAAATCATATCCTAGTTTAAGGACCTATAAAGCCTGACAAAAACTTTAGGGACTCAACGGGTAAACCTTAGAAAGTTCGTAGGGCATttgtgtcattttccctaaataatttattaacttattatatgattgataaattaattaaaaattgatTAGAAATAATTCataattaatcataattaattagaaattaattttaggTTAATTGAAATTAATTAGATGCATAAGGGTTGAACTGTAATTTCTTAAAAGTTGAGCAAATGAGAGATTATAGAACCCTCTTGCTtggacggttttgggagcctttCCAAGAGGTTCTGGAAGCCTCCAAGTGCAGAGAAGGAAACTGATGAATATGAATATTCAAATTATGGTTTATTCTTTGACATCTAGCAACTATAAATAGATCTACAGGGCTATGAAATTCGCCCATCTGTTCCTTGTGAAGCCTAGGCTAAAATTTTGCCTATCCCGCTCTTTAAATTCTTTCCTTAGTTTCTAGAGTTTGAGTGTTAGCTATTAAAGGCAACCATAACTTTGATGCTAGCTTTCTGAAGAGCAACTAAGGATCAAAGAGTAGTACATACGATTATATCACTAAAGGTATGTATGTAATCCTAATTGTGTTTTTTGATTTTACCTAGGGTTTATGATAGTTTCAATAGTATTTTACTTAGGGTTTATGATAGTTTCAATAGTAAAATAATAAAAGTATGAATGTGTTTAATAAAACAATTAAGATAGATAAAATGATACATTAATTGATATTAAAATCTAAAAGGTTTAAGCCAAATTAACCGAAGAGGGAGGTTGGAGAAAAAAAGTAAATGTGTCGATATAAGGTACAAAGCGTGTATTGTGTATCCAACATATCACGTTGTGTTAAAAACTAACACATTTATTTACACATATTGGGCTAATTAAAAACTAACACGTTTATCTACACATATTATGCTGGATTGGAAAATATTCGACAGGTTTATATCACTCCGAACCTGAACCCGAACCAAACATGATCCATCGTGAGCTCTACATACAACATTATATATTAGACCACAATCTTGTTGTCTTTCCTTTGTCATTGTATATGATCCAAAATCATCCCAACAAATCTCGTTTAAAAATGCACCGGTCTGGAAACCTAGCTTAAGTTTGTCTATGGAGAAGaaattaataaaacaaaaatactCCACTCAACGTAATATTCCTACAATTTACAAAATAACCCTTCTTCTTTCATACATTCTTAGATAATTTCCCAACCATCTTTATTTACATTATAGTCTTATGCATATAATATCAATGTCCTTTCACATTCATCATATTTTTGCAATATAAATTCAAATGCCTCTACTTTAATATGAATTTCAATTATAGCACACTTGCTTGTGTTAGGATTATACATCATTTaatgaaggaaaaaaaaaatcatgcccTATATTCGAATCATCTCTACTTGCAAACTAGACTTGCTATGAGGCTTGATCTATAGGCCCCACAGGTGCACCTCCCGCACTATTATCATAACCACCATACAAATCTTGAACCGGGCTGGCAGCACTAGCCCCATTCGAGCCACCGGTGGATCTGGCGGCAGAGGGCTGCCGGCCAGGTGGTGGGCGGCGGCCTTTACGGTGGGAAGACTTTGCCCACCTTGCGGACTTAGGCGGTCGAGAGGAGCCACCACCACTCCGGTGCCGCTTGTCCACAGGCTTAATTGTGGAAGCTGGAGGTGGTGCCGCCTTCTTGCTAGCGGCTTTCATCTTCTCCAACTCATTGTAGCGGTTCTGTAAGTCGTCGCGGCTGAATTGAGATTCAAGTTTGTGGTCTTCGATGCATTTAATGATTTTTAGGACAACACTCATTTCGTTGAGGATATCATCCTGATGAACACAAGAATTTATCAATGATGTTTAAAAATTATTTGAGAAAATAAAGGCACACTAAGAAAATTGAAAGGAAAATTAAATTTGAGAAAATTTGTAAAAAAGTTGGGACATATCGGGCAAAGCCTCATTTATCTGACTTTTAAGTCGTTCTTTCTGCATTAAGGAAAAAAGATACAACTATATATTGTTATTTTatgagggcatttacgtctttttcacACACAGAAATCGAGAGTTATATTCTATCCCACCTTTTTGGGTGAGAAAAACATCAGTCTCTGTCCAATGCACGTCAAACACAGTACAAGACCACCATGGTGTGTCCATGAGCTTTAGGGCTATAAAATAAGGATTTTTAAGGATCAACATACCCATGAAGGGACTTCCTTTGAAGTGTTTTTCTGATAATTTTTAATGCCAGATTTTAGCAGTGGAATAGGAGGAAATTCCTCAGTCAACCCagactcaaaagaaaaataaacaGCCTCAATATCCCTTTCCGCCTTCACCAACTCTTTAATTATTTCTGCCAACCAAACAATATAAACAAGCGTGAATCATAAACTTGCCTCATTTCACAAATTACTTATAAacaagggcatttatgtctttttccCATATGATAAATCAAGAGGGACCCTATGTCCCATTTTGTCCCACCTTTTGGTTGTGTAATGACTTTCATTTCTTAAGTTTCATTTGCTTATAAGGATAAATGCAAGATGTGTCGATGTACTTTCATTTCTTTGCggattatagcatcctacttgcATAAAGTTAAAAAAGAAACAGGAACTTTGATGAATATTTTTTTGCATTCTCATGACATTTTGAAAAGACACCATCATCTTCATTTGATATTATGTTTCATCTATTTTAAGGTTAAACattaatttgaacttaaaagataatcattaaataaatTCCAATTATATAACAGCAGGTTTTAGTAAGAGTAATAAGTACTAACCTCTCATTTCATCATCTCCATAACCTAAAGCCACTGCAAGCTTTGCCATCTCTCTCCTACCTGCAAACTCCACCACCAACTGCCTcaaatattcatcatcaaacttATGTTTTAATCCAAATCCAATCACCATTTGCAAGAACATTGTAGCTTCACCTGAACCCACCCCACCACTACCTTCACCACCACCCAAAATCCCCTTCCAAatctccaaaaccctaattgCTCGATCCTTCGTACTCCTACCAATTGCCAACGACTCaccataaggaagcaatggcaatCCCGCCTGTATCAAAATCCCACACGCCCACCGCCGATCTGCCATCCCTACGACCTTCGTCCCACTCACTTTCAACTCAACGAAATCTTCAACCGCCTCCAATACAAGCTCCGGTAAGTCTACGGCCTCCTCCGTTGCCGTGTTTATATCCGCCCTCACTTGAACTGACTCCTTCCTCTTTGCCAACAAATACTTAATCAAACCCTTGGAATCCATTCTCCTGAATCGCATTCTCAAAGAATCCAACATCGGTTTCTCCTCCGGATCCGAATTATTCCCCGTTTCAATGTCCCTAATGGCGGATTCTTTTAGCTGTTCTACACGGGCGGCCAAAGCAACTTCTTTTTCAGGGATGCCATTGTCGCGGACTGTGAGAGCTGCAAGGGTTTTGTCGGTTTGTTTCTTGTATTTCTCAATCCGGGCATCTAGAATTTGTGATTTTTTGGTGAGGATTTCGTCTAAAGAAATGAAATTATTGATTAGTTTGTTGTGGGTCTCTGTGATGGTAGTGAGTAGGGTTCTACGTGTTTCTAATTCAGTGAAGAAGTTCTTGATTCTATCTGGGTATTCTGCAGTCATTTCTGTTCGGTGAATTTGATCAGAGAAGACCCCTAAAATGAAGATTTTATCGAAGGGTTCCGAACACCGAAGACATATTTTTCCGTAAGAAGGGTGCGTGTACACAATTCTTCAAGACGAAGCATTTTGCATATGGAGAGGACATAGCTGCCTCAAAATCAtctaaaatttgtttgaaaattcatTAACTTGTTTTTGAAAATCAAGCCCGAACACAAAAAGTAggtaacatatattttttttttttggataacgTAAAAAGGTAATATATTTTTGATTTGTATATTtggttattattatatttttttatatattctttTAGGTTGTTAAACCGTACATATTAGATTTGAGATCCGTTTATTTCacgggttaatttaaaaaaaattaaacattaaattaaaatgtaaacaaaaaatattttttaacgcacaacgaagaaacgtatttattgtaatttaatatatatatatatatatatatatatatatatatatatatatatatataatatttaatactttagaTATATAACTataactttaattttaaaaattgaaacaaatcaaaaattgacaaatgaaaaatatttatttcaaaaatacaacaaaatgacaagtgtca of the Lactuca sativa cultivar Salinas chromosome 6, Lsat_Salinas_v11, whole genome shotgun sequence genome contains:
- the LOC111905098 gene encoding FRIGIDA-like protein 4b; the protein is MTAEYPDRIKNFFTELETRRTLLTTITETHNKLINNFISLDEILTKKSQILDARIEKYKKQTDKTLAALTVRDNGIPEKEVALAARVEQLKESAIRDIETGNNSDPEEKPMLDSLRMRFRRMDSKGLIKYLLAKRKESVQVRADINTATEEAVDLPELVLEAVEDFVELKVSGTKVVGMADRRWACGILIQAGLPLLPYGESLAIGRSTKDRAIRVLEIWKGILGGGEGSGGVGSGEATMFLQMVIGFGLKHKFDDEYLRQLVVEFAGRREMAKLAVALGYGDDEMREIIKELVKAERDIEAVYFSFESGLTEEFPPIPLLKSGIKNYQKNTSKEVPSWDDILNEMSVVLKIIKCIEDHKLESQFSRDDLQNRYNELEKMKAASKKAAPPPASTIKPVDKRHRSGGGSSRPPKSARWAKSSHRKGRRPPPGRQPSAARSTGGSNGASAASPVQDLYGGYDNSAGGAPVGPIDQAS